The following proteins are co-located in the Pseudomonas synxantha genome:
- a CDS encoding integrating conjugative element protein → MKRISLTCYFILLLAPFAQPELTVAGDQPSDFTQPDFPAVGVPINNRVQADRPVHADLSNFADVAWILPISSSRLSPGPVTPRSLKMPGLQPCFLVGGDPQSLTWLRQRAAELHEMGAAGLAVEVADNEALARIRAAAPDITILPVNGNDIATRLQIEHYPVLITATSLEQ, encoded by the coding sequence ATGAAGCGAATATCCCTTACCTGCTATTTCATCCTGCTCTTGGCACCTTTCGCCCAGCCGGAACTGACCGTAGCTGGGGATCAGCCTAGCGACTTCACACAACCCGATTTTCCAGCCGTGGGCGTGCCGATAAATAACAGAGTTCAGGCTGATCGGCCCGTGCATGCGGACCTGTCCAACTTTGCCGATGTGGCCTGGATACTGCCGATTAGTAGTTCCCGGCTGAGCCCCGGCCCGGTCACGCCTCGTTCCCTGAAAATGCCCGGCCTGCAACCCTGTTTTCTGGTGGGCGGCGATCCCCAGTCGCTGACTTGGCTGCGTCAACGCGCGGCTGAACTGCACGAAATGGGAGCGGCCGGCCTCGCCGTCGAAGTGGCCGATAATGAAGCCCTGGCCCGGATTCGAGCAGCCGCTCCGGACATCACTATCTTGCCGGTCAACGGCAACGACATCGCCACCCGCCTGCAGATTGAGCACTATCCCGTCTTGATCACTGCAACCTCATTGGAACAGTGA
- a CDS encoding STY4534 family ICE replication protein, whose amino-acid sequence MAHANHSQEATTYFNLHTVGIGYLNRVREVQVRRGQPFMACDIAALHGATDAVEYTRFDCKVAGGEAERLIRLYMDAVNAEKKVLLSFRIGDLWIDPFLYEKGAKQGQPGASLKGRLLFIDWIKVNGTFEYKAPARQEATAPAEQAPNSESSPTSADAEAEDIDNPTESRIEPESPPTLRTARRVATRTVQSA is encoded by the coding sequence ATGGCCCACGCCAACCACTCCCAAGAAGCGACCACTTACTTCAACCTGCACACCGTCGGTATCGGCTACCTAAACCGTGTTCGTGAAGTGCAAGTCCGCCGCGGCCAACCTTTCATGGCCTGCGATATCGCCGCGTTGCACGGTGCTACTGATGCCGTGGAGTACACCCGCTTCGACTGCAAAGTCGCTGGGGGTGAAGCTGAACGCTTGATTCGTCTCTATATGGACGCCGTCAACGCCGAGAAAAAGGTCTTGCTGTCGTTCCGTATCGGCGACCTGTGGATCGATCCGTTTCTCTACGAGAAAGGCGCTAAGCAGGGTCAACCGGGCGCCAGTTTGAAAGGTCGTTTGTTGTTCATCGACTGGATCAAGGTCAACGGCACGTTCGAGTACAAAGCGCCCGCCAGGCAGGAAGCAACAGCACCTGCTGAGCAAGCGCCAAACAGTGAGTCCTCCCCAACGTCGGCTGATGCCGAAGCTGAAGATATCGACAACCCAACAGAGTCCAGGATTGAACCTGAATCTCCACCCACTCTCCGCACGGCCCGCCGTGTCGCCACGCGTACTGTTCAGTCCGCCTGA
- a CDS encoding TIGR03752 family integrating conjugative element protein: protein MKANALLKWLVPAALLAVVLIILKSWVAGGRTPSPEGPVDQGNLQLSAEQAKSLGIAGDTPRDTVATLVGQVKAMRSDMLGLKKHNDSLQTENNHLRERENSVDSRIQTALGSVTQQVDEGRRQANEARLKAEQDSRQARGLLTQLQGQLSGLTGKGKDMPIGLGLEPGDGAQFEGRHSADDALQWIEPSDVPPTDGRGKTKTSPALSLPTAFNSLEGMKDNAIDRSQKQLRTVTQGERDRRRSVDRTEGAKPVYTIPENATLMGSVAMTALIGRVPVDGTVNDPYPFKVLVGPENLTANGIDLPDVAGAVMSGTASGDWTLSCVRGQVESITFVFTDGTIRTVPQPKAVASRNASTTQSSNTDKIRGGLGYLSDPYGIPCIAGERRSNAQQYLGSQSLITAAGAGVAALLGDEQNNSSVISSGGSTLGVTNSTGNSTLNSILSGGVSDIREWVNKLYGEAFAAVYVPPAAQVALHLDHEITIDYEPEGRSVRHEKDQASLPDLD, encoded by the coding sequence ATGAAAGCTAACGCCTTGCTCAAATGGCTGGTACCGGCTGCGCTGCTGGCCGTGGTGCTGATCATCCTGAAAAGCTGGGTCGCGGGTGGCCGCACGCCCTCTCCAGAGGGCCCAGTTGATCAGGGCAACCTTCAGTTATCCGCCGAGCAAGCCAAATCGCTCGGCATTGCGGGCGATACCCCACGCGACACGGTCGCCACCCTGGTCGGCCAAGTGAAGGCCATGCGCAGCGACATGCTCGGTTTGAAGAAACACAACGATTCGCTGCAGACGGAGAACAACCATCTGCGCGAGCGGGAAAACAGTGTCGACTCGCGTATCCAGACCGCGCTGGGCAGTGTGACTCAGCAGGTCGACGAAGGCCGCCGACAAGCCAACGAGGCCCGGCTCAAAGCGGAACAAGACAGTCGTCAGGCTCGCGGTCTGCTGACGCAATTGCAGGGACAGCTGTCGGGGCTGACCGGTAAAGGCAAGGACATGCCAATCGGCTTGGGGCTTGAGCCGGGCGATGGTGCCCAGTTCGAAGGGCGGCATTCTGCCGATGATGCGCTGCAGTGGATTGAACCCTCGGATGTTCCGCCTACCGACGGCCGAGGCAAAACCAAGACCTCCCCCGCACTGAGTCTGCCTACTGCCTTCAACTCACTGGAAGGCATGAAAGATAACGCGATTGATCGCAGCCAGAAACAGCTACGTACCGTCACCCAGGGTGAGCGTGACCGGAGGCGATCCGTTGATCGTACCGAAGGCGCGAAGCCGGTCTACACCATTCCCGAAAACGCCACGCTGATGGGCTCGGTCGCCATGACTGCGCTGATCGGCCGCGTCCCGGTGGACGGCACCGTGAATGACCCTTATCCCTTCAAGGTGCTGGTCGGTCCGGAGAACCTGACGGCCAACGGCATCGACCTGCCGGACGTCGCGGGGGCCGTGATGAGCGGCACGGCGTCCGGTGACTGGACCCTGTCTTGCGTACGCGGACAGGTCGAGTCAATCACCTTTGTGTTTACCGATGGCACCATCCGCACCGTGCCTCAGCCGAAAGCGGTCGCCAGCCGTAATGCCTCCACCACCCAGAGCTCGAACACCGACAAGATCCGTGGCGGACTCGGCTACCTGTCCGATCCGTATGGCATCCCGTGCATTGCCGGCGAGCGCCGCTCGAACGCCCAGCAGTACCTAGGCAGCCAGAGCCTGATCACTGCCGCCGGTGCCGGTGTCGCCGCTCTGCTCGGGGATGAGCAGAACAACAGCAGCGTGATCAGTTCGGGTGGCAGTACCCTCGGGGTGACCAACAGCACGGGCAACAGCACACTGAATTCAATCCTCAGTGGTGGAGTCAGCGACATCCGCGAGTGGGTCAACAAGCTGTATGGCGAGGCCTTTGCGGCCGTGTACGTGCCACCCGCCGCACAGGTCGCACTGCACCTCGACCATGAGATCACCATCGATTATGAGCCCGAGGGCCGGAGCGTTCGCCATGAAAAAGACCAAGCTTCTCTGCCTGACCTGGATTAG
- a CDS encoding TIGR03758 family integrating conjugative element protein: MSMTDAQSSAFQNASGFSAQSSSTLWLSLILVLALLWCAWVMWTAYRGWATGSVRFGAFGGSAARVLLALLVLMFFTLS; this comes from the coding sequence ATGAGCATGACTGACGCTCAGAGCTCAGCGTTCCAAAACGCCTCCGGCTTCTCGGCACAGAGCAGTTCGACGCTCTGGCTGTCCCTGATTCTCGTCCTGGCTTTGCTGTGGTGTGCCTGGGTGATGTGGACGGCTTACCGGGGATGGGCGACAGGCAGTGTGCGCTTCGGCGCGTTTGGCGGCAGCGCCGCGCGCGTGCTGCTCGCATTGTTAGTCCTGATGTTCTTCACCCTTTCCTAA
- a CDS encoding TIGR03745 family integrating conjugative element membrane protein has translation MLKCLAPMKNNLRDRASQRLIGLLLVLGPSLAFAELPTMEAPSRGEGSGLIETIKNYAYDGGILLGLLIALLAFLGVAWHSLTVYADVQNQRKTWKDLGAVVGIGALLVVIIIWFLTKAAAIL, from the coding sequence ATGCTCAAGTGCCTTGCCCCTATGAAAAACAACCTACGGGATCGCGCGAGCCAGCGCTTGATCGGTCTGCTCCTGGTGCTCGGTCCAAGCCTGGCTTTTGCCGAGCTCCCCACCATGGAGGCTCCTTCACGTGGTGAGGGTTCCGGGTTGATCGAGACGATCAAAAACTACGCCTACGACGGCGGCATCCTGCTCGGTCTACTGATCGCCCTGCTCGCTTTTCTCGGTGTGGCCTGGCATTCCCTGACTGTATATGCCGACGTGCAGAACCAGCGCAAGACTTGGAAAGACCTCGGCGCGGTGGTTGGAATCGGCGCCCTGTTGGTGGTGATCATCATCTGGTTCCTGACCAAGGCTGCCGCGATTCTGTGA
- a CDS encoding TIGR03749 family integrating conjugative element protein, whose product MKRIFTLGLTVALMLWGAAAQAVELMHWERLPLAVPLVINQERVIFVDEAVRVGVPSTLTGKLRVQSTGGTLYLRASEAIAPTRLQLQSVATGEIILLDIAATPGDQPLEPVRILKNAQEQAAETESSTVPVPERTPIPVALTRYAAQSLYAPLRTVESLPGVRRIPLRLRTELPTLLPTENVSSTPIAAWRLGDYWVTAVKLRNRGPETVQLDPRRLQAKLFAAAFQHAFLGPAGSAEDTTIAYLVTRGAGLEHAVLLPPIARDADDES is encoded by the coding sequence ATGAAGCGGATTTTTACTCTGGGACTCACCGTCGCACTGATGTTATGGGGAGCTGCAGCGCAGGCCGTCGAGCTGATGCACTGGGAACGCCTCCCCCTCGCGGTCCCACTGGTGATCAATCAGGAACGAGTGATCTTTGTCGATGAGGCTGTTCGAGTCGGCGTGCCCTCAACCCTGACGGGCAAGCTGCGCGTGCAATCAACCGGAGGCACGCTGTACCTGCGCGCGTCGGAAGCCATTGCACCGACCCGCCTGCAGCTGCAATCGGTCGCGACGGGCGAGATCATCCTGCTGGATATCGCGGCCACGCCTGGCGATCAACCGCTGGAGCCCGTGCGTATCCTCAAGAATGCTCAGGAGCAAGCTGCCGAGACGGAATCTAGCACCGTCCCTGTTCCAGAACGTACACCGATTCCGGTCGCTTTGACGCGCTACGCCGCGCAAAGCCTATACGCGCCGCTGCGCACCGTAGAATCCCTGCCCGGTGTACGCCGCATCCCGCTCAGGCTGCGCACCGAACTGCCGACCCTGCTGCCCACCGAAAACGTGTCCAGCACGCCCATCGCTGCCTGGCGACTCGGTGATTACTGGGTGACGGCGGTGAAGTTGCGCAATCGTGGTCCAGAGACGGTGCAACTCGATCCGCGTCGGCTTCAGGCCAAGCTGTTCGCCGCGGCCTTCCAGCATGCTTTTCTCGGGCCGGCCGGCAGTGCTGAAGACACCACGATTGCCTACCTCGTTACCCGCGGTGCCGGCCTCGAACACGCCGTGCTGCTCCCGCCCATTGCGCGAGATGCTGACGATGAAAGCTAA
- a CDS encoding RAQPRD family integrative conjugative element protein → MLTPFIPRPLISILFLASGCVIAAPSHEQIAMSLIQNQLEITERLADRASLTNTTDAQERYRFDYHQLIQDIQRIRRGVRSYLSPSRAQPRDPAELVGDYRLDTPLTEPSP, encoded by the coding sequence ATGCTTACGCCCTTCATCCCTCGCCCTCTGATTTCCATATTGTTCCTAGCATCTGGTTGTGTCATTGCAGCACCCAGCCATGAGCAAATTGCGATGAGCCTAATCCAAAATCAACTTGAAATTACGGAGCGTCTTGCTGATCGCGCGAGTTTAACAAACACAACCGATGCACAAGAGCGCTATCGGTTCGATTATCACCAATTGATCCAAGACATCCAGCGTATTCGCCGAGGTGTACGGAGCTATCTATCCCCCTCCCGCGCCCAACCCCGCGATCCCGCCGAACTCGTCGGTGATTACCGCCTCGACACCCCGCTAACGGAGCCGTCGCCATGA
- the traD gene encoding type IV conjugative transfer system coupling protein TraD: protein MAEHAMESKLRPAVELYTVAICIAAAVLCVYSPWAVALSPEIGLVAALAYALFGLIRLRQAWEVLRYRRNIRRLPRYELTSRQIPVSRKRLFMGRGFRWTRLHTQRLVEAQDPAVAHYVDQPTCYRLARGLERRLEHAPFPLSTLVRVTAWDSAFNPLRPLPPVGGSPLLHGVEPDETEVSLPLGERVGHTLVLGTTRVGKTRLAEVYITQDIHRVEHEVVIVFDPKGDADLLKRMYVEAKRAGREKEFYVFHLGWPEISARYNAVGRFGRISEVASRIAGQLSGEGNSAAFREFAWRFVNIIARALIELGRRPDYLQIQRHVVNIDALFIEYAQQFFAKTDPKAWEVIVQLEGKLTEKNIPRHMIGREKRVVAIEQYLAVKRVFDPVMDGLRSAVRYDRTYFDKIVASLLPLLEKLTTGKTAQLLAPNYTDLDDPRPIFDWMQIIRKRGIVYVGLDALTDAEVAAAVGNSMFADLVSVAGHIYKHGIDHGLPASNNSNDKLPINLHADEFNELMGDEFIPLINKGGGAGIQVTAYTQTLSDIEARIGNRAKAGQVIGNFNTLQMLRVRETATAELLTQQLPRVNVLTKTLVSGATDTSDPEANTDFTSSSQDRVSSTSVPLIEPAHIVSLPKGQMFSFLAGGQLWKVRMPLPKPSNDDGMPKDLQELTQRMRATYNEQAGQWWSASGGGPTTNFDWDQVG from the coding sequence ATGGCCGAGCATGCGATGGAGTCCAAGCTCCGGCCAGCGGTGGAGCTGTATACCGTAGCAATCTGTATCGCTGCCGCAGTGTTGTGCGTGTACTCGCCCTGGGCTGTGGCCCTGTCACCGGAGATCGGTCTGGTTGCGGCGCTGGCCTATGCCCTGTTCGGCCTTATCCGGCTGCGACAAGCCTGGGAGGTGCTGCGTTATCGACGCAATATTCGTCGGCTGCCCCGCTACGAGCTGACCAGTCGGCAGATTCCGGTCAGCCGTAAACGTTTGTTCATGGGCCGCGGCTTTCGCTGGACCCGCCTGCACACCCAGCGCCTGGTCGAAGCCCAGGATCCGGCGGTCGCTCACTATGTCGACCAACCGACCTGTTACCGCCTGGCCCGTGGACTCGAACGGCGCCTGGAGCATGCACCGTTTCCGCTCTCGACATTGGTCCGTGTCACGGCCTGGGACAGTGCCTTCAATCCATTGCGTCCTTTGCCCCCGGTCGGAGGTTCGCCACTGTTGCATGGGGTCGAGCCCGACGAAACGGAGGTCAGCCTGCCGCTGGGCGAACGGGTCGGACACACACTGGTGCTGGGCACTACCCGCGTCGGCAAGACGCGGCTCGCCGAGGTGTACATCACCCAGGACATTCACCGCGTCGAGCATGAGGTGGTGATCGTCTTCGATCCGAAGGGTGATGCCGACCTGCTCAAACGCATGTACGTCGAAGCCAAACGCGCCGGGAGGGAGAAGGAGTTTTATGTCTTCCATCTGGGCTGGCCAGAAATCTCGGCCCGCTACAATGCCGTGGGACGTTTCGGTCGTATCTCGGAAGTGGCGTCACGCATCGCCGGACAGCTTAGCGGTGAAGGTAACTCTGCGGCCTTCCGTGAGTTCGCGTGGCGCTTCGTCAACATCATTGCCCGGGCTTTGATCGAGTTGGGCCGGCGTCCGGACTACCTGCAAATCCAACGGCATGTGGTCAACATCGACGCACTGTTCATCGAGTACGCCCAGCAGTTTTTCGCCAAGACCGACCCGAAGGCGTGGGAGGTGATCGTTCAGCTTGAAGGCAAGCTCACCGAGAAGAACATCCCCCGGCATATGATCGGGCGCGAAAAGCGTGTGGTGGCCATCGAGCAGTACCTGGCGGTGAAGCGGGTATTCGATCCAGTAATGGACGGACTGCGCTCAGCGGTGCGGTATGACCGTACTTACTTCGACAAAATCGTTGCCTCGCTACTGCCGCTGCTGGAGAAACTCACCACCGGCAAGACCGCCCAGTTACTGGCCCCCAACTACACCGACCTAGATGACCCGCGACCGATCTTCGACTGGATGCAGATCATCCGAAAACGCGGCATCGTCTACGTCGGTCTGGATGCGCTGACCGACGCAGAGGTTGCCGCCGCTGTGGGCAACTCCATGTTCGCCGACTTGGTCTCGGTCGCGGGGCACATCTACAAACATGGCATTGACCATGGCCTGCCCGCATCGAACAACAGCAACGACAAGTTGCCGATCAACCTCCACGCCGATGAGTTCAACGAGTTGATGGGTGATGAGTTCATCCCGCTGATCAATAAGGGTGGCGGCGCTGGCATCCAGGTAACCGCCTACACCCAGACCCTCAGCGATATCGAAGCGCGCATCGGCAACCGCGCCAAGGCCGGTCAGGTCATCGGTAACTTCAATACTCTGCAGATGCTCCGCGTACGCGAAACCGCCACCGCGGAACTGCTCACACAGCAGTTGCCCAGGGTTAACGTGCTGACCAAGACCCTGGTGTCGGGTGCCACTGACACCTCCGATCCTGAGGCCAACACGGACTTCACCTCGTCCTCGCAGGACCGTGTCAGCAGCACCAGTGTGCCGCTGATCGAGCCAGCGCATATCGTCAGTTTGCCCAAGGGGCAAATGTTCTCCTTTCTGGCCGGTGGGCAGCTCTGGAAAGTCCGCATGCCATTGCCAAAACCCTCCAACGACGACGGCATGCCCAAGGACCTGCAGGAGCTCACCCAACGAATGCGAGCCACCTACAACGAGCAGGCGGGGCAATGGTGGAGCGCAAGCGGTGGCGGCCCAACAACAAACTTCGATTGGGATCAGGTGGGGTAG
- a CDS encoding TIGR03750 family conjugal transfer protein, producing MNDAIERLADGTLVFLPERLNRDPAVLRGLTNDEMWVALGTGAVIGLLLGVPLAIATASIAVAPTSMIAGMAVVLFAGGTLLRRAKRARPETWLYRKLEWVLASRWRLGRGSLILHSGAWTVRRSRRLRPALSRWQP from the coding sequence ATGAACGACGCTATCGAACGCCTTGCCGACGGCACCTTGGTTTTTCTACCGGAACGGCTCAACCGTGATCCCGCCGTATTGCGTGGTTTAACCAATGATGAGATGTGGGTAGCGCTCGGCACCGGCGCCGTCATTGGCCTGCTGTTGGGCGTTCCTCTGGCGATCGCCACCGCCTCCATTGCCGTGGCGCCGACCAGCATGATCGCAGGCATGGCGGTGGTGCTGTTTGCCGGTGGCACACTACTGCGTCGGGCCAAACGGGCCCGGCCCGAGACCTGGTTGTACCGCAAACTCGAATGGGTACTGGCCAGCCGTTGGCGCCTGGGTCGCGGAAGTCTGATCCTGCACTCCGGCGCCTGGACGGTTCGCCGTTCGCGTCGACTGCGCCCTGCCCTGTCCCGGTGGCAGCCATGA
- a CDS encoding TIGR03747 family integrating conjugative element membrane protein, which translates to MATSTQNTPPQPIQHPGLIISAISLVLRIVGLLIASLLISILIEFAGLLLFWGDQGWRHSQAMLTSELGWLSESFKSSLLIQQPGPMILQWLDFLNRWWLVKTGFADFAQQARASSQSNSFWGWTNQLYVSIEDFVLAAVYVTFTFVVRLFILVLATPLFLLATLTGFVDGLMRRDLRKFGAGRESSFVYHRAKRAVMPLLVVPWIIYLSLPITLNPMAVFIPCAVLLGAVMTITATTFKKYI; encoded by the coding sequence ATGGCGACTTCCACCCAGAACACGCCGCCTCAACCGATCCAGCATCCGGGATTGATCATCTCGGCGATCAGCCTAGTCCTGCGCATCGTCGGTTTGCTGATTGCCTCGTTGCTGATCTCGATTCTGATTGAGTTTGCTGGTCTGCTGCTGTTCTGGGGTGATCAGGGCTGGCGGCATAGTCAGGCCATGCTAACCAGTGAGTTAGGTTGGCTCAGCGAAAGCTTCAAATCTTCACTTCTCATCCAACAGCCTGGGCCAATGATTCTCCAGTGGCTGGATTTCCTCAATCGGTGGTGGTTGGTCAAGACTGGTTTTGCGGATTTTGCCCAGCAGGCGCGCGCCTCGAGCCAGAGTAACAGCTTCTGGGGCTGGACCAATCAGCTCTACGTGAGCATTGAGGATTTCGTGCTGGCGGCGGTGTATGTAACATTTACCTTCGTGGTGCGCCTGTTCATTCTGGTCCTGGCTACCCCCTTGTTTCTGCTCGCCACGCTCACCGGTTTTGTCGATGGATTAATGCGCCGCGACCTACGCAAATTTGGGGCTGGGCGGGAAAGCAGCTTTGTCTATCACAGGGCTAAGCGGGCAGTTATGCCGCTACTGGTCGTGCCCTGGATCATTTACCTATCCCTCCCCATCACGCTCAATCCAATGGCCGTTTTTATACCTTGCGCCGTATTGCTTGGTGCGGTCATGACGATTACAGCAACAACATTTAAAAAATACATTTAA
- the radC gene encoding RadC family protein, which produces MSTQLTLIETSDFEADRIVQENQLIDEALHILDRRLFTRGPILTAPDTVAAYLKLHLAQQEHEVFGVIFLDAKHRVLAFEVLFHGSIDGASVYPRQVVKRSLAHNAAAAIFVHNHPSGCTEPSQADRVLTARLKEALALIEVRVLDHFIVGEGRPLSLAEYGWL; this is translated from the coding sequence ATGAGCACCCAACTCACACTGATCGAGACTTCGGATTTCGAGGCTGATCGCATTGTCCAAGAAAATCAGCTGATCGACGAAGCGCTGCATATTCTGGATCGTCGGCTGTTCACCCGCGGCCCTATCCTGACCGCCCCTGACACCGTAGCTGCTTACCTAAAACTGCATCTTGCGCAACAAGAGCATGAAGTCTTCGGTGTGATCTTTCTCGACGCCAAGCACCGGGTGTTGGCGTTCGAAGTCCTCTTTCACGGCAGCATTGATGGCGCCAGCGTTTACCCCCGCCAAGTCGTTAAGCGTTCCCTCGCGCATAACGCTGCGGCCGCCATTTTTGTTCACAACCACCCCTCAGGGTGTACGGAGCCCAGCCAGGCGGATCGCGTCTTGACCGCACGGCTGAAGGAGGCCTTGGCCTTGATCGAAGTGCGCGTACTAGATCACTTCATCGTGGGTGAAGGTCGTCCTCTCTCCCTTGCCGAATATGGCTGGCTTTAA
- a CDS encoding PilL N-terminal domain-containing protein: protein MERFFTPVCLLGLLSACTAQIPTPMPTHLEIGSGSNRAQHSRGTAEENHPAELRYGRYTLVSTEPTTGQRDLLAQIIEVNISSSLSPSVQDALQYVLQRSGYSLCPVSASVRVLFTRPLPAAHYRLGPIPLRRALQVLAGPAWQLTTDEISRSVCFEQQKADAGVTLTTPVSPHQLEARP from the coding sequence ATGGAGCGTTTTTTCACGCCTGTCTGCCTGCTGGGTTTGTTGAGCGCCTGCACCGCGCAAATCCCCACCCCAATGCCGACTCATCTAGAAATCGGCAGTGGCTCCAATCGGGCCCAGCACTCGAGGGGCACAGCCGAAGAAAACCATCCGGCAGAACTTCGTTATGGCCGCTACACGCTGGTCAGCACCGAGCCCACCACGGGACAACGCGATCTTCTTGCCCAAATCATTGAAGTGAACATCTCGTCCAGCCTGAGCCCCTCGGTGCAGGATGCGTTGCAGTACGTATTGCAGCGCTCGGGCTATTCGCTCTGTCCAGTTTCCGCGTCGGTGAGGGTGCTCTTTACTCGGCCCCTGCCCGCGGCCCACTACCGGCTTGGGCCAATCCCTTTGCGCCGCGCGCTACAAGTGCTGGCTGGCCCCGCCTGGCAACTCACGACTGATGAAATCAGCCGTTCGGTCTGCTTCGAACAGCAGAAAGCTGATGCCGGCGTCACGCTGACCACACCCGTCTCGCCCCATCAGTTGGAGGCACGTCCATGA
- a CDS encoding PFL_4703 family integrating conjugative element protein: protein MSRFRNKVDAQQAHIFSLRLAVVILALVCAGLWYGWRSAPTDLTVHVPPDLRSGSTRKWWDVPPENVYAFALYIFGQLNRWPSDGEQDYRRAIYGLQSYLTPACKAFLDGDYEYRKAAGELRQRVRGVYEILGRGYSEDPELRVKQLDRDSWLVKLDLNADEYYAAEPVKRVVVRYPLRVVRFDLDPERNKWGLALDCYQGTPHKISLPGGEP from the coding sequence ATGAGCCGATTTCGGAACAAGGTAGATGCCCAACAGGCCCACATCTTCAGCCTGCGTCTGGCGGTAGTGATTCTGGCCCTGGTCTGTGCCGGACTTTGGTATGGCTGGCGCTCGGCACCGACCGATCTGACGGTGCATGTCCCCCCGGATCTGCGCTCGGGCAGCACTCGTAAGTGGTGGGATGTCCCCCCAGAGAATGTCTATGCCTTTGCCCTGTACATCTTTGGCCAACTCAACCGCTGGCCTTCGGATGGCGAGCAGGATTATCGCCGCGCCATCTATGGCTTGCAGTCCTACCTGACACCCGCCTGCAAGGCCTTCCTCGACGGTGATTATGAGTACCGCAAGGCCGCCGGCGAACTGCGCCAGCGGGTGCGTGGGGTCTACGAAATTCTGGGCCGAGGCTACAGCGAAGATCCGGAACTCAGGGTCAAGCAACTCGATCGCGACAGCTGGCTAGTCAAGCTCGACCTTAATGCCGATGAGTATTACGCCGCCGAACCGGTGAAGCGGGTGGTGGTGCGTTATCCATTACGCGTGGTGCGTTTCGACCTGGACCCCGAACGCAACAAGTGGGGGCTGGCACTGGACTGTTATCAGGGCACTCCGCATAAAATCTCCCTGCCTGGAGGTGAGCCATGA
- a CDS encoding TIGR03759 family integrating conjugative element protein: MNKALLPSVACLVSLLTTGAAMANPITTPSRNQNTQVAPLGRSHSEQAVSWGLTEQEWTRFEQIQAGPRGFWSPNLDPLTALGVEAQTDEERQRYAELQVALEAKRAERELAYQNAYTAAWTKLFPGLLPIQGMASSSPTSSSVAPRPALFVEDHCPACTAEAQRLQNSDTTFDIYLVGSQGEDERVRRWARQADIDPAKVQRRQITLNHDRGRWFSLGALGPLPATYQQVNGQWQRLD, encoded by the coding sequence ATGAACAAAGCGTTACTGCCCTCCGTCGCCTGTCTTGTTTCGCTACTAACCACCGGCGCTGCGATGGCTAACCCCATCACGACACCGTCACGGAACCAGAACACGCAGGTCGCGCCCTTGGGGCGCTCTCACTCTGAACAGGCGGTGAGTTGGGGTCTGACCGAGCAGGAGTGGACGCGTTTCGAACAGATCCAAGCCGGCCCGCGCGGTTTCTGGAGCCCGAACCTCGATCCGTTGACCGCACTCGGGGTCGAGGCCCAGACCGACGAAGAACGCCAGCGCTATGCCGAATTACAGGTAGCACTGGAAGCCAAACGCGCCGAGCGTGAATTGGCCTACCAAAACGCTTACACCGCGGCCTGGACCAAGCTGTTTCCCGGGCTGCTGCCGATCCAAGGCATGGCATCTTCGTCCCCTACCAGCTCATCGGTCGCGCCGCGCCCAGCCCTGTTTGTGGAGGACCACTGTCCTGCATGCACCGCTGAAGCACAACGTTTGCAAAACAGTGACACGACGTTCGATATCTACTTGGTGGGCAGCCAAGGCGAGGATGAACGCGTCCGTCGCTGGGCTCGGCAAGCGGACATCGATCCGGCCAAGGTTCAACGCCGGCAGATCACCCTGAACCATGACCGTGGTCGCTGGTTCAGCCTGGGGGCCTTGGGGCCATTGCCCGCCACTTACCAACAGGTGAATGGACAATGGCAACGCCTCGACTGA